GGGAGACTCCACAGGTAGTCGAAATCAACACGGCTGATTCCACCGCATTGGTGCGGCTGCCTGGAATCGGACCTGTGCTGGCCCGGCGTATTATCAGGTACAGGGAATCCCTGGGTGGATATTATGCAGTTGATCAGCTGAAAGAGATCTATGGTATGGATACGGTTGCACTAAGGAGGATCAACTCTTTCCTTCAGGTCGATGGTAAAGCGATCCGGAAAATGGATCTGAATGCGGCAACTTTTAAAGAGCTGTTGCGCCATCCCTATCTTGAATACGAGCATGTCAAACTCATCGTCCATTACAGGGACAATCACCATCCCGTTGATTCACTGGAGCAGCTTTATGAAATCAAAGGGCTTGATCCTGATCTGGTAAGACGTTTAAGACCTTACTTAACGATCGGATCCCAAAACCCATGAGGAAATCCAATGGGCTCACCGGTCAGTGTGTGTAGGAATTCTTCTGTATATTTGTCAGCGGTATTGATCTCCTGTACCTAATTCTCTGCACGATGAGCAACGTCACACGAGTTTTTAGGAAGTTACCCTCCGCTTACTGGTGGGCCAATGTCATGGAATTGTTTGAACGGTGGGCCTGGTATGGTATGTTCATGGTTCTGGCCCTGTACCTGACGGGATCCAGGGAGACGGGCGCACTTGGTTTTTCACAGACCCAGAAAGGCCTGATGATGGGCACGGTTGTGATGACCCTTTACTTCCTGCCGGTGATCACGGGGGCGCTTGCCGACAAGTTCGGATTCAGGAAAGTGCTTGTTGTTGCTTACCTGATCCTTACGACAGGTTATTACCTGATGGGACAATTCACTTCCTATACGATGCTGTTCATTGTCTTTTTTTATGTCGGACTGGGAGCCGGCCTTTTTAAACCGGTCATCCAGGCAACGGTTGCCAAGACAACGGATACGGAGACTTCCTCCATTGGATTTGGAATCTTTTACATGATGGTGAACATCGGCGCCTTCATCGGGCCCCTTTTTGCGGCCGACCTCCGGCTGGTCAGCTGGAAGTATGTTTTTTGGATGTCGTCAGGGATCATCCTGATCAATCTTTTTATCGTCCTGATCTTCTTCAAAGAACCGGCCAGGGAGAAGAACACGGATTCACTGGGAAGGTCACTCCGGCAGGTCATGAAGAACATTGGGTCTGCTCTTTCCGATCTTAAATTTGTCGTCTTTCTCCTGATCATCATCGGATTCTGGTCAATGTACAACCAGCTTTTCTACTCGCTTCCGGTGTTCATTGAACAGTGGGTTGATACAAGGGTTGTCTATGATGCAATTGCCTCAGTTTCCCCGGGGCTGGCAAGGGCTTTTGGTACGCCGGAGGGCACGGTTGCGCCTGAACGTCTGACCAACATGGATGCATTTTATATCATTGTATTTCAGGTTCTTGTTTCTTCCTTTGTCATGCGTTTCCGGCCGCTTAAAGCGATGATGGGAGGGATCCTGGTTTGCTCGATAGGTATCGGTCTGTGGTTCATCACGCAAAATGGCCTTTATCTGTTCATATCCCTCTTAATATTCGGGCTGGGGGAGATGGCCAGTTCGCCGAAGATTTCGGAGTACATCGGGCGCATTGCCCCGCAGGATAAAGTTGCTCTCTATATGGGTTGCTCCTTCATACCGCTGGCCGGTGGTAATTTCATTGCAGGCCTGCTCTCCGGCGGCGTATACACGGCCATGGCCGACAAGATCACTTTTCTGAAAGCAGAGGTGGCTGCCCGGGCACTTTCCATCCCGGAGATTTCGGATACATTCACTCAGAATGATTATGTTCACCGGGCTGCTCAGCTGATGGGAATGGATCACCAGGCCCTGACCAATTACCTGTGGAATACCTACCATCCTTCGCGTATCTGGATCGTCTTCTCAGGTATTGGTGTAGCCACTGTCATCGCACTCTATCTTTACGACTGGCTGTGGCTGAGAAAAAAATGAGGACAGAGGCCGTCATTCTTTATAGGTGTATCTGATCTCATAGCCTGGGGGGTCATCATCCTGGTCATTGCTGTCATCATCATCCTTCTTTTCATCATCATCATCTTCCAGCTCCCATTCATATTTTTTTCGCTGAGGCCCGAGCCGGCGGTAGTAAACGGCCAGCACCAGACCGGCAATCATGCCCATCAGATGGCCTTCCCATGAAATGTTCTTTTCAGGCAAGAAATTGGGGAAGATCCCCCAGACCAAACTTCCGTAAAGAAAAACGACCAGGAGCGACAATGCCATTAACTTGCCCTCCTTGCGTATCAATCCGCTGAAAAATAAAAAGGCTGCCATTGCGTAAATCAGACCGCTGGCACCGATGTGATAGGCTTCCCTTCCTCCGAACCAGACCCAGATCCCAGGAATTATATACATCAGCAGAAGTATCCTGCCGGCAATTTCACGGTAAAAATAAAATATGCAGGTTCCAAGAACCAGCAGGGGAATGGTGTTGGCGGCCAGATGTTTCACGTCGCCATGGATCAGGGGTGAGAGCACGATACCCGGAAGACCTTCGGGTCGAAGCGGGAAAATGCCCAGAAAACCCAGATCAAGCGTAAAGATCAGCTCCGCTGCCTTGATTAGCCATAAGAAAATCACGAACAAGGAAGGAATGAAAATACTTTGTAGTAATTTTTTTCGTTCGTCACTCATACTGACCGGATCGTTCCCGAAAGGATTTGAAAGTACTGTTAAAGTATGTTAAAGCTGCAGATTTGTAAAGTCAAAAATAGTTTAATTTGCATTAGGTTTGTGGTTAAACAAAGTCGTAATTTTGCCAAATTTAAATCAGAATTAAACGCACTATGGGTCCCTTTTCACGAAATGTCCGTTCCTTTTTTTACTTTTTATCCAGCTGGATCGTAATTTTTACACTCACTCCTCTTGCGGTCTCATCTCAAGCGGTCGATCCCAGGGAGACGATTCAGAAGATAGCGGCGACATTGCAGCTGTTCGATTATTTTTACGTTGATACGGTGAACCAGCCTGAACTGGTTGAGAAAGCCATCATTGAAATGCTCGAGGAACTGGATCCTCATTCCGTCTATATTTCCAAAGAGGATGTTAAAAAGGCAGATGAACCGCTGGTCGGTAATTTTGATGGCATTGGGGTTCAGTTTCAGATTTTCAAGGATACCATTCTGGTCATCGCACCCGTTCCGGGAGGCCCTTCAGAAAAACTTGGCATCATGGCAGGTGACAAGATCGTTAAAATCAATGGTGAAGATGCCACCGGAAAAGATGTGACCAATGAGTACGTTCAGAGTAAACTGAGAGGCCAGAAGGGAACCCGTGTTGAGGTATCCATTTATCGGAAGGGGCGAAGCGAGTTGCTCACGTTTTCCATCATCCGGGACAAGATCCCTGTCAACAGCCTGGATGCCGCTTTCATGGCAGCGCCCGAAATCGGGTATATCAAACTTAACCGGTTTTCCAAGACCACCATGGATGAATTTCACCAGGCCATGGATACACTGAGGAGCCAGGGTATGACCAAGCTTATCCTGGACCTGCGCTATAACACCGGAGGCTATCTGGAGACTGCCCAGGAACTGGCGGATGAATTTCTTGGAAAAGGTAAAATGATCGTCTATACCGAAGGATTAAAAAGCCCCAAGACCGATCTGATTGCCACAGAGGTGGGTTCCTTTGAAAAAGGCCAGCTGGTCATTTTGATCAATGAAGGATCCGCATCGGCCAGTGAGATCGTGGCAGGGGCTGTGCAGGATTGGGACAGGGGCATCATCATCGGTCGTCGCTCGTTTGGCAAAGGACTGGTGCAGAAGCCTTTTCGCCTGCCGGATGAATCCGTTATCCGGCTGACCACAGCCAAATACTTTACGCCAACCGGACGCTGCATTCAGAAACCCTATGATGACGGGCTGGAAGAATACCAGAAAGATTTTCAGTACCGTGTCAAAAAAGGTGAGCTGGTCCATGCCGACAGTATTCATTTTCCGGATTCACTGAAATATTACACACCGGCTCAGCGCGTAGTATACGGGGGAGGAGGGATCATGCCCGATATTTTCATACCATTTGATTCAACCGATTACTCAGATTATTATGTTGACCTTCGAAGAAAAAATACCTTCAATGATTTCACACTGCAGTACCTGGACGACCACAGAAAGGAATTGCAGACCGCTTATAAGGCTTTCAAAGATTTCAATCTTCATTTTAACCAGGATGTTGTTTTTTTGAAAGAATTCACAGATTATGCTGAAAAAGAAGGTGTTAAGTATGATCCAAAGGGTATGGAAGATTCAGAAGATCAAATTTTTTACGTTCTCAAGGCACTTATTGCACGAAATTTGTTTGATTACAACGCCTATTTTGAGGTGATCAGTTCCGTTGATGATGATTTCACAGAAGCAGTAAAGATCCTACAGGATGGCACCATGTTCAAAAAATTTAGCATAAATTATTGAATGACCCTTTGAAATTTATAATTTTGTCCGTTTTTTATGAGAACAATAATCCTAAACTCAATACGTATGAAAAAAGTTGTCTTCACGTCCTTAATGATTTTCCTTGTAACGTTTGGTGTGAGTGCCCAGAGTGCAACGACACCACCTGTCGTTGACACTGCCAACATGCCCAAGATTTCCTTCAACAAGCTTGTACATGATTATGGTACAGTTGAGTTGAATGGCAACGGTGAATGCCAGTTCGAATTCACCAATACAGGAAAGGAGCCCCTGGTTCTTTCCAATGTACGGTCCTCCTGTGGATGCACAGTGCCTTCCTGGCCGAAGGAACCCATTCTTCCCGGAAAGACCGGCATCATCAATGTGAAATATAATACGAGTCGCGCCGGAACGATCAATAAAAGCGT
The DNA window shown above is from Bacteroidales bacterium and carries:
- a CDS encoding rhomboid family intramembrane serine protease, with product MSDERKKLLQSIFIPSLFVIFLWLIKAAELIFTLDLGFLGIFPLRPEGLPGIVLSPLIHGDVKHLAANTIPLLVLGTCIFYFYREIAGRILLLMYIIPGIWVWFGGREAYHIGASGLIYAMAAFLFFSGLIRKEGKLMALSLLVVFLYGSLVWGIFPNFLPEKNISWEGHLMGMIAGLVLAVYYRRLGPQRKKYEWELEDDDDEKKDDDDSNDQDDDPPGYEIRYTYKE
- a CDS encoding MFS transporter, with the protein product MSNVTRVFRKLPSAYWWANVMELFERWAWYGMFMVLALYLTGSRETGALGFSQTQKGLMMGTVVMTLYFLPVITGALADKFGFRKVLVVAYLILTTGYYLMGQFTSYTMLFIVFFYVGLGAGLFKPVIQATVAKTTDTETSSIGFGIFYMMVNIGAFIGPLFAADLRLVSWKYVFWMSSGIILINLFIVLIFFKEPAREKNTDSLGRSLRQVMKNIGSALSDLKFVVFLLIIIGFWSMYNQLFYSLPVFIEQWVDTRVVYDAIASVSPGLARAFGTPEGTVAPERLTNMDAFYIIVFQVLVSSFVMRFRPLKAMMGGILVCSIGIGLWFITQNGLYLFISLLIFGLGEMASSPKISEYIGRIAPQDKVALYMGCSFIPLAGGNFIAGLLSGGVYTAMADKITFLKAEVAARALSIPEISDTFTQNDYVHRAAQLMGMDHQALTNYLWNTYHPSRIWIVFSGIGVATVIALYLYDWLWLRKK
- a CDS encoding S41 family peptidase: MGPFSRNVRSFFYFLSSWIVIFTLTPLAVSSQAVDPRETIQKIAATLQLFDYFYVDTVNQPELVEKAIIEMLEELDPHSVYISKEDVKKADEPLVGNFDGIGVQFQIFKDTILVIAPVPGGPSEKLGIMAGDKIVKINGEDATGKDVTNEYVQSKLRGQKGTRVEVSIYRKGRSELLTFSIIRDKIPVNSLDAAFMAAPEIGYIKLNRFSKTTMDEFHQAMDTLRSQGMTKLILDLRYNTGGYLETAQELADEFLGKGKMIVYTEGLKSPKTDLIATEVGSFEKGQLVILINEGSASASEIVAGAVQDWDRGIIIGRRSFGKGLVQKPFRLPDESVIRLTTAKYFTPTGRCIQKPYDDGLEEYQKDFQYRVKKGELVHADSIHFPDSLKYYTPAQRVVYGGGGIMPDIFIPFDSTDYSDYYVDLRRKNTFNDFTLQYLDDHRKELQTAYKAFKDFNLHFNQDVVFLKEFTDYAEKEGVKYDPKGMEDSEDQIFYVLKALIARNLFDYNAYFEVISSVDDDFTEAVKILQDGTMFKKFSINY
- a CDS encoding DUF1573 domain-containing protein; this encodes MKKVVFTSLMIFLVTFGVSAQSATTPPVVDTANMPKISFNKLVHDYGTVELNGNGECQFEFTNTGKEPLVLSNVRSSCGCTVPSWPKEPILPGKTGIINVKYNTSRAGTINKSVIVTSNAKTPTVTLQIKGQVKAPPQQTMPEKNVDQGSTPSSR
- a CDS encoding helix-hairpin-helix domain-containing protein; amino-acid sequence: MKTWNSIKEYFTYTVKEQRGIFMLSTLLLILILIRISTPHLMGRKPYDFSGFEEQFRLLASMISDSVAKDTVKEHDLVQKKVPYVHQGTLEKRYGYGSGQGLRETPQVVEINTADSTALVRLPGIGPVLARRIIRYRESLGGYYAVDQLKEIYGMDTVALRRINSFLQVDGKAIRKMDLNAATFKELLRHPYLEYEHVKLIVHYRDNHHPVDSLEQLYEIKGLDPDLVRRLRPYLTIGSQNP